From the Rhinolophus sinicus isolate RSC01 linkage group LG02, ASM3656204v1, whole genome shotgun sequence genome, one window contains:
- the LOC141570075 gene encoding nucleosome assembly protein 1-like 1, translating to MADIDNKEQSELDQDLDDVEEVEEEETGEETKIKARQLTVQMMQNPQILAALQERLDGLVETPTGYIESLPRVVKRRVNALKNLQVKCAHIEAKFYEEVHDLERKYAVLYQPLFDKRFEIINAIYEPTEEECQWKLDEEDEISEELKEKAKIEDEKKDEEKEDPKGIPEFWLTVFKNVDLLSDMVQEHDEPILKHLKDIKVKFSDAGQPMSFVLEFHFEPNEYFTNEVLTKTYRMRSEPDDSDPFSFDGPEIMGCTGCQIDWKKGKNVTLKTIKKKQKHKGRGTVRTVTKTVSNDSFFNFFAPPEVPENGDLDDDAEAILAADFEIGHFLRERIIPRSVLYFTGEAIEDDDDDYDEEGEEADEEGEEEDEENDPDYDSKKDQNPAECKQQ from the coding sequence ATGGCAGACATTGACAACAAAGAACAGTCTGAACTTGATCAAGATTTGGATGATGTTGAAGaagtagaagaagaagaaactggtgaagaaacaaaaatcaaagcgcGTCAGCTGACTGTTCAGATGATGCAAAATCCTCAGATTCTTGCAGCCCTCCAAGAAAGACTTGATGGTCTGGTAGAAACACCAACAGGATACATTGAAAGCTTGCCTAGGGTAGTTAAAAGACGAGTGAATGCTCTCAAAAACCTTCAAGTTAAATGTGCACACATAGAAGCCAAGTTCTATGAGGAAGTTCATGATCTTGAAAGAAAGTACGCTGTTCTCTATCAGCCTTTATTTGATAAGCGATTTGAGATCATTAATGCAATTTATGAACCTACAGAAGAAGAATGTCAATGGAAACTAGATGAGGAAGATGAAATTTCGGAGGAGCTGAAAGAAAAGGCCAAGattgaagatgagaaaaaagatgaagaaaaagaagaccccAAGGGAATTCCTGAATTTTGGTTGACTGTTTTTAAGAATGTTGACTTGCTCAGTGATATGGTTCAGGAACATGATGAACCTATTCTGAAGCACTTGAAAGATATTAAAGTGAAGTTCTCAGATGCTGGCCAGCCTATGAGTTTTGTCTTAGAATTTCACTTTGAACCCAATgaatatttcacaaatgaagtGTTGACAAAGACATACAGGATGAGGTCAGAACCAGATGATTCTGATCCCTTTTCTTTTGATGGACCAGAAATTATGGGTTGTACAGGGTGTCAGATAGATTGGAAAAAGGGGAAGAATGTCACTttgaaaaccattaaaaagaagcagaaacacaAGGGACGTGGAACAGTTCGTACTGTGACCAAAACAGTTTCCAATGattctttctttaacttttttgcCCCTCCTGAAGTTCCTGAGAATGGAGATCTGGATGATGATGCTGAAGCTATCCTTGCTGCAGACTTTGAAATTGGTCACTTTTTACGTGAGCGTATAATCCCAAGATCAGTGTTATACTTTACTGGAGAAGCGattgaagatgatgatgatgattatgatgaAGAAGGTGAAGAAGCGgatgaggaaggggaagaagaagatgaggaaaatgatCCAGACTATGACTCAAAGAAGGATCAAAACCCAGCAGAGTGCAAGCAGCAGTGA